In the Malania oleifera isolate guangnan ecotype guangnan chromosome 1, ASM2987363v1, whole genome shotgun sequence genome, one interval contains:
- the LOC131157590 gene encoding (+)-borneol dehydrogenase 1-like, whose translation MSPAVSMEAPTTPKRLQSKVAIITGGASGIGASTVHLFWENGATIVIADIQDDLGQAIANDLGDTVSYVHCDVSNEDDVRNLVDATVSRHGKLDIMYNNAGVIDRTFGSILDTKKSDVERVLSVNLVGAFLGAKHAARVMVPRGKGCILFTASACTAIAGISTPTYAASKHGVVGLARNLAAELGQFGIRVNCVSPFAVITGIARGPVSEADIAEAEAALSERSNLKGQILKADGIARAALYLASDDAYYVSGLNLVVDGGFSVVNPSLTRHIK comes from the exons ATGAGTCCTGCTGTATCCATGGAAGCTCCCACCACCCCCAAAAG ATTGCAAAGCAAGGTAGCCATAATCACCGGCGGTGCAAGCGGCATCGGGGCCAGCACCGTGCACCTCTTCTGGGAAAACGGCGCCACGATCGTCATCGCCGACATCCAAGACGATCTCGGGCAAGCCATCGCCAACGATCTCGGCGATACCGTCTCCTACGTCCACTGCGACGTCTCGAACGAAGACGACGTCCGCAACCTGGTCGACGCCACCGTGTCTCGCCACGGTAAGCTCGACATAATGTACAACAATGCCGGCGTGATCGACCGGACCTTCGGCAGCATCCTCGACACCAAAAAGTCGGACGTGGAGCGAGTTCTCAGCGTGAACCTGGTGGGCGCGTTCCTGGGTGCGAAGCATGCCGCCAGGGTGATGGTCCCGCGGGGGAAGGGGTGCATCCTTTTCACGGCGAGCGCGTGCACGGCCATTGCGGGGATATCGACGCCGACGTACGCGGCGTCGAAGCACGGGGTGGTGGGGCTGGCGCGGAACCTGGCGGCGGAGCTGGGCCAGTTTGGGATACGGGTGAACTGCGTGTCGCCGTTCGCGGTGATAACGGGGATAGCGCGGGGGCCGGTGAGCGAGGCGGACATAGCGGAGGCGGAGGCGGCGCTGAGCGAGAGGAGCAACCTGAAGGGGCAGATTCTGAAGGCGGACGGGATTGCGCGGGCGGCGCTATACTTGGCCAGCGACGACGCCTATTACGTCAGCGGACTCAACCTGGTGGTCGACGGCGGCTTCAGTGTGGTGAACCCCTCCTTGACCCGGCACATCAAGTGA